The following are from one region of the Treponema denticola genome:
- the clpX gene encoding ATP-dependent Clp protease ATP-binding subunit ClpX: protein MARNRMGGALICSFCNKPESAERFVVPGPGGIAICDRCVDLCGSYIKSYKTVKPVDRSGPIPTPQELKEYLDEYVIGQEQAKRVLSVAVYNHYKRIMNPPLENDVVIEKSNVLLLGPTGSGKTLLAKTLAQKMQVPFAIADATTLTEAGYVGEDVENILLKLIQNANGDIKEAEMGIIFIDEIDKISRKSENVSITRDVSGEGVQQALLKIIEGTSASVPPQGGRKHPNQDMLKIDTTNILFICGGAFVGLDKIVEARISTKPIGFGAEVKKLSEKNLTELYDQVSPDDLVKFGLIPELIGRIPIKVALNELTKEDLTRILVEPKNAIIKQFQATFKLDNVDLHFDKDAITAIAQQAIDQNTGARGLRSIVEKLMLDAMFEAPSIKGRKELIINKKMIVNSSSKPKIKLLDEKTA from the coding sequence ATGGCTAGAAATAGAATGGGCGGGGCTTTAATATGCTCTTTTTGTAATAAACCTGAAAGTGCTGAACGCTTTGTAGTTCCGGGTCCCGGAGGTATCGCCATCTGCGATAGATGTGTAGATCTTTGCGGAAGCTATATAAAATCATATAAGACTGTCAAACCTGTTGACCGTTCAGGCCCCATTCCAACCCCTCAAGAACTAAAAGAGTATCTTGACGAATATGTAATAGGTCAAGAACAGGCAAAGAGGGTTCTATCTGTAGCCGTTTATAACCATTATAAGCGGATAATGAATCCTCCTTTAGAGAATGACGTAGTCATAGAAAAGTCAAATGTCCTTTTGCTGGGTCCTACAGGGTCAGGTAAAACTCTTTTAGCAAAAACCCTTGCACAAAAAATGCAGGTTCCCTTTGCCATCGCCGATGCAACAACCTTGACCGAAGCAGGCTACGTAGGCGAAGACGTAGAAAATATCCTTCTTAAGCTTATCCAAAATGCAAACGGAGATATAAAAGAAGCCGAAATGGGTATCATCTTTATCGATGAAATAGATAAGATTTCCAGAAAGAGCGAAAATGTTTCCATTACCCGAGATGTATCGGGCGAAGGCGTTCAACAAGCTCTTTTAAAAATAATAGAAGGAACCTCAGCCTCAGTTCCCCCGCAGGGCGGAAGAAAGCATCCGAATCAGGACATGCTTAAAATAGATACAACAAATATCCTATTTATCTGCGGAGGGGCCTTTGTGGGTTTGGATAAGATAGTGGAAGCCCGTATCTCTACAAAGCCTATAGGCTTCGGTGCCGAGGTAAAAAAGCTGAGCGAAAAAAATCTTACCGAGTTGTATGATCAGGTTTCACCCGATGATTTGGTAAAATTCGGGCTTATCCCTGAGCTGATAGGAAGAATCCCGATAAAGGTAGCCTTAAATGAGCTTACAAAGGAAGACTTAACACGTATATTGGTTGAACCCAAAAATGCCATCATAAAGCAGTTTCAGGCAACCTTTAAACTTGATAATGTCGATCTTCACTTTGACAAAGATGCTATTACAGCCATTGCTCAGCAGGCTATAGACCAAAATACGGGAGCAAGGGGTTTACGTTCCATTGTCGAAAAGCTAATGCTGGATGCAATGTTTGAAGCCCCTTCCATAAAGGGTAGAAAAGAGCTGATAATAAATAAAAAAATGATAGTAAACTCTTCGTCAAAACCGAAGATAAAACTTCTCGACGAAAAAACCGCTTAA
- the rplI gene encoding 50S ribosomal protein L9: MKVILNEDVKYLGEEGDIKNVAKGYARNYLFPRNLAVPCNEFTLAHFESRKEEIEAKKAAKRQDAAGLKERLEALSIKILMPAGPNGKLYGAVTTQTLFDELQKLNFDIERKRIEIPGQTVKSTGVHKALVKLYENTSAEISFTVEAQIAEEKTVKPSEKKGRKPRRDEEASDEQVLAEENSVTEEVQNSESEN, from the coding sequence ATGAAGGTTATTTTAAATGAAGATGTTAAGTATCTTGGAGAAGAAGGAGATATTAAGAATGTAGCCAAGGGATATGCCCGAAACTACCTCTTCCCCAGAAACTTAGCTGTTCCTTGTAATGAGTTTACTCTGGCTCATTTTGAATCACGCAAAGAAGAAATTGAAGCTAAAAAGGCTGCAAAACGCCAAGATGCTGCAGGTCTTAAAGAAAGACTTGAGGCTCTTTCAATTAAGATTCTTATGCCTGCAGGACCTAACGGAAAGCTTTACGGTGCCGTTACAACTCAAACTCTTTTTGATGAACTGCAAAAACTTAATTTCGATATTGAAAGAAAACGTATCGAAATCCCAGGCCAAACAGTTAAGAGCACAGGCGTACATAAGGCCCTTGTAAAGCTTTATGAAAATACCTCTGCAGAGATTTCTTTTACCGTTGAGGCTCAGATTGCTGAAGAAAAGACTGTTAAACCTTCCGAGAAAAAAGGACGAAAACCTCGCAGGGACGAAGAAGCTTCTGATGAACAAGTTTTAGCAGAAGAAAATTCAGTTACTGAAGAAGTTCAGAATTCGGAATCTGAAAACTAA
- the rpsR gene encoding 30S ribosomal protein S18 encodes MEANMQENIREGEDKRKGRSFYRKKVCRFCAQKLKIDYKEPDALRRFITERGKILPRRITGTCAKHQRKLAVEIKRARAVALLPFVMNE; translated from the coding sequence ATGGAAGCTAACATGCAGGAAAATATTCGCGAAGGCGAAGACAAAAGAAAGGGTAGGTCTTTTTACCGCAAAAAGGTTTGCCGCTTTTGTGCACAAAAGTTAAAGATCGATTATAAAGAACCGGATGCCTTACGCCGCTTTATAACCGAGAGAGGTAAAATTCTTCCCAGAAGAATTACCGGAACTTGTGCAAAACACCAGCGAAAACTTGCCGTTGAAATTAAGCGTGCAAGAGCTGTTGCATTGCTTCCTTTCGTTATGAACGAATAG
- the ssb gene encoding single-stranded DNA-binding protein, with translation MADINHVVLVGRLTRDAELKYTSSGIAVCNFAIAVNRRRKTGDDWSEEASFFDVVLWGRQGEALNQYLVKGKQVAIDGELRQNRWEQDGQTRSKVEIVANNIQLVGGSAGQGGQSQAAPQRQGSYQGGGNNSYNDGNQAPSAYQRRQEPSYDDYQPDMGNSDLDNIPF, from the coding sequence ATGGCAGATATAAACCATGTAGTATTGGTAGGCCGCTTAACTAGAGATGCTGAGCTTAAATATACGTCTTCCGGTATTGCGGTTTGTAATTTTGCTATAGCTGTCAACAGAAGACGAAAAACAGGCGATGACTGGAGCGAAGAAGCAAGTTTTTTTGACGTGGTTCTTTGGGGCCGGCAGGGTGAAGCCCTAAACCAGTACCTTGTAAAAGGTAAACAGGTTGCTATTGACGGAGAGCTTAGGCAAAACCGTTGGGAGCAAGACGGGCAAACCCGCAGCAAGGTTGAAATTGTAGCTAACAATATTCAGCTTGTCGGCGGCTCGGCAGGTCAGGGAGGACAGTCACAGGCTGCACCCCAGCGCCAAGGATCATATCAGGGCGGTGGAAATAATTCGTATAATGATGGAAATCAGGCACCTTCTGCTTATCAAAGAAGACAGGAGCCTTCTTATGATGATTACCAGCCGGATATGGGAAATTCAGATTTGGATAATATTCCATTTTAA
- the rpsF gene encoding 30S ribosomal protein S6, which translates to MRNYELMTVFPVEEDLYKPGIDALHSILADFGVQIKSEEPFGDRDLAYEIKKKTKGRYVLFNIEADPAKMIELDKRFKLITQMLTYLFVRLED; encoded by the coding sequence ATGAGAAACTATGAACTTATGACGGTTTTTCCGGTTGAAGAGGATCTCTATAAACCGGGAATAGATGCTCTACATTCAATTCTGGCGGATTTCGGTGTTCAGATCAAGTCTGAAGAGCCTTTCGGCGATCGGGATTTAGCTTATGAAATCAAAAAGAAGACAAAGGGACGTTATGTTCTTTTCAACATTGAAGCAGATCCTGCAAAAATGATTGAATTGGACAAGCGTTTTAAGCTGATCACTCAGATGTTGACCTATCTTTTTGTCCGTTTAGAGGACTAA
- a CDS encoding ATP synthase subunit K (produces ATP from ADP in the presence of a proton gradient across the membrane; the K subunit is a nonenzymatic component which binds the dimeric form by interacting with the G and E subunits) — translation MTFGFFGAAAALGISAIGSAIGLAIAGQSTIGAWKRCYLNNKPAPFSLVAFAGAPLTQTLYGFLLMNRMLTSSQSDWFLLGLGLVCGVSIAASAIAQGKASASGSDAMAETGKGFVQYITIVGLCETVALFVMVFGMMKC, via the coding sequence ATGACTTTTGGTTTTTTTGGTGCTGCTGCTGCGTTGGGTATTTCAGCTATCGGTTCTGCAATCGGTCTTGCAATTGCAGGTCAGTCAACAATCGGTGCATGGAAGCGCTGTTATTTAAATAACAAGCCCGCTCCCTTCAGTTTGGTCGCCTTTGCAGGCGCTCCTCTTACGCAGACTCTTTACGGTTTCTTGCTTATGAACAGGATGCTTACATCATCCCAGAGCGATTGGTTCTTATTGGGCTTAGGCCTTGTTTGCGGTGTTTCTATCGCAGCATCTGCTATTGCTCAAGGTAAGGCTTCTGCTTCAGGTTCCGATGCTATGGCTGAAACAGGAAAGGGCTTTGTACAGTACATTACTATCGTAGGTCTTTGCGAAACCGTTGCTCTTTTCGTAATGGTCTTCGGCATGATGAAATGCTAA
- a CDS encoding V-type ATPase 116kDa subunit family protein, with protein MIVPMKKVTLLVLKKEQRHALKDLRKLGLLHIEDRPANGTLINELRSEKNDITLAMSLLTEYLPKKEKKGVTPPSLLSEEDTLTFVDSVLSLTASYKSNMEESARLSGEIASYAEWGEINTADFNFLEEKGIYLFPATTSLKTYSSLSEDIKTILVGKGKTGVRFLIWSETNALPADLPHDIIPLKLPETSVKALKEKLKSLMAKISSYKQEMTKMSAYLNSLRALDEIVTKKLQFEIVHDGMQTIDFGNQDDEERVQLVWLTGYIPCEDEAKLSSLAKEKSWAYISQDPEEEDPVPTKIKRNKIVNLIAPLIDFLGTVPGYTEPDISLWFLLFFGIFFAMIFGDAGYGAVLFLISIILILKTKAKKQKVPTAFYMFGYLGLMTVIWGTLVCNWFGMSAEIVPPFLKNLAVPAIANFTPEDVRNQNQILLCFTLGLTQLMIAHVVSLFRNIKSPKFLADVGSLSMLGGMYFVVLNLVVDSQKYAINNAVLLAIGAGFALNFIFANYSKGIGQAIVESLKNIINMLLGVVNVFADIMSYIRLWAVGLAGGAISATVNEMAGPALGGFIIFAGVLLLLFGHGLNYIMNVLSVIVHGVRLNTLEFSNHVGLTWSGFKYEPFNE; from the coding sequence ATGATTGTACCAATGAAAAAAGTAACTCTTTTAGTCTTAAAAAAAGAGCAGCGTCATGCCTTAAAAGATTTAAGAAAATTAGGGCTTTTACATATTGAAGACCGTCCTGCAAACGGTACTTTAATAAACGAGCTAAGATCCGAAAAAAACGATATAACTCTTGCTATGAGCCTTTTAACGGAATATCTTCCCAAAAAAGAGAAAAAAGGAGTAACGCCTCCCTCTCTTTTAAGCGAAGAAGATACCCTTACCTTTGTAGATTCCGTCCTGTCCCTAACTGCTTCTTATAAGAGCAATATGGAAGAATCTGCAAGGCTTTCAGGCGAAATAGCCTCTTATGCCGAGTGGGGAGAAATAAATACTGCCGATTTTAATTTCTTGGAAGAAAAAGGTATCTATCTTTTTCCTGCAACTACCTCATTAAAAACTTATTCTTCCCTTTCCGAAGATATTAAGACTATTTTAGTGGGTAAGGGGAAAACGGGGGTAAGGTTTTTAATCTGGAGCGAAACAAATGCTCTTCCGGCTGACTTGCCTCATGATATTATTCCTTTAAAACTGCCTGAAACTTCCGTTAAGGCTTTAAAAGAAAAACTTAAGAGTTTAATGGCTAAGATTTCTTCTTACAAGCAGGAAATGACAAAGATGTCTGCCTACTTAAACTCTCTCCGTGCCTTGGATGAAATTGTTACCAAGAAGCTTCAATTTGAGATTGTGCATGATGGTATGCAGACAATAGATTTCGGAAATCAAGATGATGAAGAGAGAGTTCAATTAGTTTGGCTTACAGGTTATATTCCATGCGAAGATGAAGCAAAACTTTCTTCCCTCGCAAAGGAAAAGTCTTGGGCCTATATTTCTCAAGATCCTGAAGAAGAAGATCCTGTACCTACAAAGATAAAGCGTAATAAGATTGTAAATCTGATTGCTCCCTTAATCGACTTTTTGGGTACGGTTCCCGGTTATACTGAGCCGGATATCTCTCTTTGGTTCCTGCTCTTTTTCGGAATTTTCTTTGCAATGATATTCGGGGATGCCGGTTACGGTGCCGTTTTGTTCTTGATTTCAATTATCTTGATATTAAAAACAAAGGCAAAAAAACAAAAAGTGCCTACGGCTTTTTATATGTTCGGCTATTTGGGTCTTATGACCGTTATCTGGGGTACCTTGGTTTGTAACTGGTTTGGTATGTCTGCCGAAATTGTACCGCCTTTTCTTAAAAACTTGGCTGTACCTGCGATTGCAAACTTTACCCCTGAGGATGTACGCAATCAAAACCAGATTTTGCTTTGCTTTACTCTAGGCTTAACCCAGCTGATGATAGCCCATGTAGTAAGCTTATTTAGGAACATTAAGTCCCCTAAATTTCTTGCCGATGTAGGTTCTCTTTCGATGCTTGGCGGAATGTATTTTGTGGTTTTAAACCTTGTTGTAGATTCCCAAAAGTATGCAATAAATAATGCCGTTCTCCTTGCAATAGGTGCGGGTTTTGCTTTAAACTTTATCTTTGCAAACTATTCTAAAGGAATAGGGCAGGCTATTGTTGAAAGCTTAAAAAACATTATCAATATGCTTTTGGGTGTAGTAAACGTATTTGCAGATATTATGAGCTACATAAGACTTTGGGCTGTAGGTCTTGCCGGAGGCGCTATAAGTGCAACCGTAAACGAGATGGCCGGCCCTGCCTTAGGAGGCTTTATAATCTTTGCAGGTGTCTTACTTTTATTGTTCGGACACGGTCTTAACTATATTATGAACGTGCTTTCCGTTATAGTCCACGGTGTTCGGTTGAATACCTTGGAATTCTCTAATCATGTAGGCTTGACTTGGTCGGGCTTTAAATATGAACCCTTTAACGAATAA
- a CDS encoding V-type ATP synthase subunit D, giving the protein MAIKLTKNELKNQKESLKMYRRYLPTLQLKKQQLQTEIRTIEARAKEVRLHRDALHREFEDWVAVFGEQNVFQPSMVKIKELLTSTGNIAGVSIPVFSGAEFERSKYDLYKTPLWVDTAAEKLQEVLSLDLEAKVLDEQVRLLNSELRTTTQRVNLFEKVKIPATRANIKKITVYLGDQQVAAVVRGKISKKNLEKVHHKDEAL; this is encoded by the coding sequence ATGGCAATAAAACTGACAAAAAATGAGCTGAAGAATCAAAAAGAATCTTTAAAAATGTACAGAAGATACTTGCCGACTCTTCAACTCAAAAAACAGCAGCTTCAAACCGAAATCCGCACCATCGAAGCCAGGGCTAAAGAAGTAAGGCTTCACAGAGATGCCCTTCATCGCGAATTCGAAGACTGGGTAGCGGTATTCGGCGAGCAAAATGTTTTTCAGCCCTCGATGGTTAAGATAAAAGAGCTTTTAACTTCAACCGGAAATATTGCCGGAGTGAGTATTCCTGTTTTTTCAGGTGCGGAATTTGAACGCTCTAAATATGATCTTTATAAGACTCCTCTTTGGGTTGATACGGCTGCCGAAAAATTGCAGGAAGTTTTGAGCTTAGACCTTGAGGCAAAGGTGCTTGACGAGCAAGTCCGCCTATTGAATTCGGAGCTTAGAACGACCACTCAGCGCGTAAACCTCTTTGAAAAGGTTAAGATACCCGCAACTAGGGCAAACATAAAGAAGATTACGGTTTATTTGGGAGATCAGCAGGTTGCAGCTGTTGTTCGCGGTAAGATTTCAAAAAAGAACCTTGAAAAGGTTCATCATAAGGATGAAGCTCTATGA
- a CDS encoding V-type ATP synthase subunit B, whose translation MKKVYSKIESINGSVITVKADGVSYGELAEVQTRFGASLAEVNKLDGDLVSLQVFAGGRGVSTGDEIRFLGKEMQVSYSEDLLGRIFNGSGDPRDSGPALKDNMIPIGGPSVNPSKRILANRMIRTGIPMIDVFNTLVVSQKLPIFSSSGEPYNELLARIAMQAEVDVIILGGMGLKYDDYLYFKDTLEEAGALSRTAMFVHTAADPTVECLMIPDMCLAVAEKFAIAGKNVLVLLTDMTNFADAMKEIAIIQEQVPSNRGYPGDLYSQLAARYEKAVDFADAGSVTVLAVTTMPGDDVTHPVPDNTGYITEGQFYLKNGRIEPFGSLSRLKQNVNGKTRDDHRALMDNMIKLYASYKDTLEKKSMGFMMSEWDEKLLKYGAKFESGMMDLSVNIPLEDALNLGWKILAECFTREETGIKSELVNKYWPAN comes from the coding sequence ATGAAAAAGGTATATAGTAAAATAGAATCTATTAACGGTTCGGTTATTACGGTTAAGGCCGACGGCGTATCATACGGAGAATTGGCTGAAGTTCAAACCCGTTTCGGAGCCTCCCTTGCAGAAGTTAATAAGCTTGACGGAGACTTGGTTTCATTACAGGTTTTTGCAGGAGGCCGAGGTGTTTCAACCGGAGATGAGATACGCTTTTTAGGCAAGGAAATGCAGGTAAGCTATTCCGAAGACTTGCTCGGCCGTATTTTTAACGGTTCAGGCGATCCGCGGGATTCAGGCCCTGCTTTAAAGGATAACATGATTCCCATAGGCGGCCCTTCGGTAAACCCCTCAAAGCGTATTCTTGCAAACAGAATGATTAGAACCGGTATTCCGATGATTGACGTATTTAATACCCTTGTTGTTTCTCAAAAGCTGCCCATATTTTCAAGTTCCGGTGAGCCTTATAACGAACTTTTAGCCCGAATAGCCATGCAGGCCGAGGTTGACGTAATTATCTTGGGCGGAATGGGCTTAAAATATGACGATTATCTTTATTTTAAGGATACCCTTGAAGAAGCCGGTGCTTTGAGCCGCACTGCCATGTTCGTTCATACGGCAGCAGATCCAACGGTTGAGTGCCTTATGATTCCGGATATGTGTCTTGCAGTTGCAGAAAAATTTGCCATTGCGGGCAAGAACGTATTGGTTCTTTTAACAGATATGACAAACTTTGCAGATGCAATGAAAGAAATAGCCATTATTCAGGAACAGGTTCCTTCAAACCGAGGTTATCCCGGAGACCTTTACAGTCAGCTTGCTGCCCGCTATGAAAAGGCTGTAGACTTTGCCGACGCAGGTTCCGTTACGGTCTTGGCCGTTACAACAATGCCCGGAGATGACGTAACGCATCCCGTTCCGGATAACACCGGTTATATTACCGAAGGTCAGTTCTATCTTAAAAACGGACGAATCGAGCCCTTCGGAAGTCTTTCACGATTAAAGCAAAACGTAAACGGTAAGACCAGGGATGACCACCGTGCATTGATGGACAATATGATTAAGCTCTATGCCTCATATAAAGACACCTTGGAAAAGAAGTCCATGGGCTTTATGATGAGCGAATGGGACGAAAAGCTCCTAAAATATGGTGCAAAATTCGAATCGGGAATGATGGACTTGTCCGTAAACATTCCGCTTGAAGATGCCCTAAATCTAGGCTGGAAAATTCTTGCCGAATGCTTTACCCGTGAAGAAACAGGTATTAAATCCGAGTTGGTAAATAAGTACTGGCCGGCAAACTAA
- a CDS encoding V-type ATP synthase subunit A, producing the protein MTKTKGKVVGINGNMISVAFEGLVTLNEVGYVEVGSKKLKSEVIRIRGEVAQLQVFEITKGIKVGDIVEFTGDLLSVELGPGLLGQVYDGLQNPLPELAEQAGYFLERGIYLSALSRTAKWHFTPSAKEGDTLKRADLLGTVPEGSFTHRIMIPFNMYGTYKLKSIKSEGDYTVDDTIAEVTDERGNVIPLTMSFKWPVKRAIDCYAERLKPTETLVTKMRTMDTFFPVAKGGTYCIPGPFGAGKTVLQHATSRNADVDIVIIAACGERAGEVVETLTEFPELKDPKTGRTLMERTIIICNTSSMPVAAREASVYTGVTLAEYYRQMGLDVLLLADSTSRWAQALREMSGRLEEIPGEEAFPAYLESYIAAFYERAGIVRLSDGSKGSVTIGGTVSPAGGNFEEPVTQATLKVVGAFHGLSRERSDARKYPAIHPLDSWSKYPSVLPLEQVKYGRSFLRRGTEVEQMMKVVGEEGTSIEDFIIYLKGDLLDAVYLQQNSFDKVDDAVSVERQQHIYNILIEILGTSFKFVSKDEARSYFSKLKLMFIDYNYSPWGSDAFKSHEDGIKKHIAEKADSLDERAKKLLKQAV; encoded by the coding sequence ATGACTAAAACAAAAGGAAAAGTAGTCGGTATTAACGGTAACATGATAAGCGTTGCTTTTGAAGGCTTGGTTACCCTTAACGAGGTAGGCTATGTTGAGGTTGGTTCAAAAAAACTAAAAAGCGAGGTAATCCGTATCAGGGGGGAAGTAGCTCAGCTTCAAGTATTTGAAATTACAAAGGGAATAAAGGTCGGCGATATCGTAGAGTTTACTGGAGATCTTCTTTCGGTAGAGTTGGGCCCCGGTCTTTTAGGCCAAGTTTATGACGGGCTGCAAAATCCCTTGCCTGAGCTTGCTGAACAAGCCGGTTATTTTTTGGAAAGAGGTATCTACTTAAGTGCCCTTTCCCGCACGGCAAAATGGCACTTTACTCCCTCTGCTAAAGAAGGAGACACATTAAAGCGTGCAGACTTGCTGGGAACCGTACCTGAAGGCAGTTTTACCCACCGTATCATGATTCCTTTTAACATGTATGGAACTTATAAATTAAAATCTATAAAATCTGAAGGCGATTATACAGTAGACGATACAATAGCAGAGGTTACAGACGAAAGAGGAAACGTAATACCTCTTACCATGAGTTTTAAGTGGCCTGTAAAACGTGCAATCGACTGTTATGCAGAGCGCTTAAAGCCGACGGAAACCTTGGTTACAAAGATGAGAACAATGGATACATTTTTCCCCGTTGCCAAGGGCGGAACCTATTGTATTCCCGGTCCATTCGGTGCAGGAAAAACCGTTTTACAGCATGCTACCAGCCGAAATGCCGATGTCGACATCGTTATTATTGCAGCCTGCGGCGAGCGAGCCGGTGAAGTTGTAGAAACTCTTACAGAATTTCCTGAGCTTAAAGACCCCAAAACGGGCCGAACCCTCATGGAGCGAACCATAATTATCTGTAATACGTCTTCAATGCCTGTTGCAGCCCGTGAAGCTTCGGTTTATACAGGCGTAACTCTCGCGGAATACTATCGCCAAATGGGATTGGACGTTCTTCTTCTTGCAGACTCTACCAGCCGATGGGCTCAGGCTCTTCGAGAAATGTCGGGCCGCTTGGAAGAAATACCCGGTGAAGAAGCTTTCCCTGCCTATCTCGAATCCTACATCGCCGCCTTCTACGAAAGAGCCGGTATTGTCCGCCTAAGCGACGGTTCAAAGGGTTCCGTTACAATCGGAGGAACCGTATCTCCTGCGGGCGGTAACTTTGAAGAGCCCGTAACTCAGGCCACGCTAAAGGTAGTAGGAGCCTTCCACGGCCTTTCACGAGAAAGGTCCGATGCCAGAAAGTATCCGGCAATTCATCCCCTCGATTCTTGGTCAAAATATCCCAGCGTTCTTCCTTTAGAACAAGTCAAATACGGAAGAAGCTTTTTACGCCGCGGAACCGAGGTTGAGCAGATGATGAAGGTTGTAGGTGAAGAAGGAACAAGTATAGAAGACTTTATCATTTACTTAAAAGGCGACTTACTCGATGCCGTTTACTTACAGCAAAACTCCTTTGATAAGGTAGACGACGCAGTTTCGGTTGAGCGCCAACAGCACATATATAATATTTTGATTGAAATTTTGGGTACTTCATTTAAATTTGTTTCAAAGGATGAAGCCCGCTCTTATTTCAGCAAACTTAAACTTATGTTCATCGACTATAACTACTCGCCTTGGGGCTCGGATGCATTTAAATCCCATGAAGACGGAATTAAAAAGCACATCGCCGAAAAAGCGGATAGCTTAGACGAAAGAGCTAAAAAATTATTGAAGCAGGCGGTGTAA
- a CDS encoding adenine phosphoribosyltransferase encodes MKDKIIDAAIRRVPDFPKKGILFYDITGILVNPEVFSYCLDKMTEMYKDKEIDAVAAIEARGFIFAAPFAYKMGIPLILIRKKGKLPGETYSASYALEYGQASVEVHKTDVVKGQNVLLLDDLIATGGTLNAARSILEEGGAKVVGFCGVVGLPFLNYSKVLGDLPVKTLIEYDSEKI; translated from the coding sequence ATGAAAGATAAAATAATAGATGCAGCCATAAGGCGTGTTCCGGACTTCCCTAAAAAGGGAATCCTTTTTTATGATATTACCGGTATTTTGGTTAATCCGGAAGTTTTTAGCTATTGCCTTGATAAGATGACGGAAATGTACAAGGATAAAGAGATAGATGCTGTTGCCGCCATTGAGGCCAGGGGCTTTATATTTGCTGCCCCCTTTGCCTATAAAATGGGAATACCTCTTATTTTAATCAGAAAGAAAGGAAAACTCCCCGGAGAAACTTATTCTGCCTCTTATGCCCTTGAGTATGGGCAAGCCTCTGTTGAGGTTCATAAAACCGATGTAGTAAAAGGTCAAAACGTCCTTCTTTTAGACGACCTTATTGCCACAGGAGGAACTTTAAATGCAGCCCGGAGTATTTTAGAAGAGGGCGGGGCAAAAGTTGTAGGTTTTTGCGGAGTTGTAGGTTTACCCTTTTTAAATTATAGCAAGGTTCTCGGGGATTTGCCTGTAAAGACTCTCATAGAATATGACAGCGAAAAAATTTAA